One region of Oryza sativa Japonica Group chromosome 5, ASM3414082v1 genomic DNA includes:
- the LOC4337598 gene encoding E3 ubiquitin-protein ligase XB3: MGHGVSCARTGDEHDFFRAAQLGDLDALAALLAADPSLARRATLYDRLSVLHIAAANGRIEVLSMFLDRGAPPDAVNRHKQTPLMLAAMHGKIDCVLKLLQADANILMFDSVHARTCLHHAAYYGHVDCLQAILAAAQTTPVADSWGFARFVNVRDDHGATPLHLAARQGRPGCVQVLLENGAIVSALTGSYGFPGSTSLHLAARSGNLDCIRKLLAWGADRLQRDSAGRIPYSVALKRNHGACAALLNPTSAEPMVWPSPLKFISELEPEAKALLEAALMEANREREKKILNGTKYSLPSPSPGDDSADDDACSEVSDTELCCICFDQACTIEVQDCGHQMCAPCTLALCCHNKPNPTTLTPPSPACPFCRGSISRLVVAQTRSACDPDKPSSLQLTRKRSRRSHNLSEGSSSFKGLPSAMGSFSKLGRGSSRMADSDSSNLDKPEHDL; the protein is encoded by the exons ATGGGTCACGGTGTCAGCTGCGCCCGCACCGGCGACGAGCACGACTTCTTCCGGGCGGCGCAGCTCGGCGACCTCGACGCCCtggccgccctcctcgccgccgaccctTCCCTCGCTCGCCGCGCCACCCTCTACGACCGCCTCTCCGTCCtccacatcgccgccgccaatggCCGCATCGAG gTGCTCTCCATGTTCTTGGATCGCGGGGCGCCGCCGGACGCGGTGAATCGGCACAAGCAG ACGCCGCTGATGCTCGCGGCCATGCACGGCAAGATCGACTGCGTGCTCAAGCTCCTCCAGGCCGACGCAAAT ATCTTGATGTTCGACTCGGTGCACGCGAGGACCTGCCTCCACCACGCGGCGTACTACGGCCACGTCGACTGCCTGCaggccatcctcgccgccgcgcagaCCACGCCGGTGGCCGACTCATG GGGTTTCGCCCGGTTCGTCAACGTCAGGGACGACCACGGCGCCACTCCGCTGCATCTCGCGGCCAGGCAGGGGCGGCCGGGGTGCGTGCAGGTGTTGCTGGAGAACGGCGCCATTGTGTCGGCTTTGACAGGATCATATGG CTTCCCTGGAAGCACGTCGCTTCATTTGGCTGCTCGTAGCGGGAACTTGGATTGCATCAGGAAGCTGCTTGCCTGGGGAGCTGATCGGCTCCAAAGGGATTCGGCTGG GAGAATTCCCTATTCTGTTGCGCTGAAACGGAACCATGGAGCATGTGCAGCTTTGCTGAACCCTACATCAGCAGAGCCCATGGTGTGGCCATCCCCACTTAAGTTCATCAGTGAGCTTGAACCAGAAGCTAAGGCTCTCCTGGAAGCAGCTCTGATGGAAGCCAacagggagagggagaagaaaatCCTGAATGGCACAAAGTACTCCCTGCCATCCCCTTCGCCCGGTGATGACAGTGCCGATGACGATGCATGCTCAGAG GTGAGCGACACGGAGCTTTGCTGCATCTGCTTCGACCAGGCTTGCACCATTGAGGTGCAAGACTGTGGACATCAAATGTGTGCACCGTGCACGCTGGCACTGTGCTGTCACAACAAACCCAATCCGACGACCCTGACACCGCCCTCACCGGCCTGCCCATTCTGCCGGGGCAGCATCTCACGGCTGGTGGTGGCCCAAACAAGGTCTGCTTGTGATCCTGACAAGCCGTCATCCCTGCAGCTCACCCGGAAGCGGTCGCGTCGATCTCACAACCTCAGTGAGGGCAGCAGCAGCTTCAAAGGGCTACCTTCGGCCATGGGCTCCTTCTCAAAGCTTGGCCGTGGCTCGAGCCGCATGGCGGACAGTGACAGCAGCAACCTGGACAAGCCTGAGCACGATCTATGA